From the genome of Desmospora profundinema, one region includes:
- a CDS encoding DUF3907 family protein → MSVEQTKDRCRLIRDKLRNVNQLLEDYLNHTHLGILLDEEPGGEEQEMYLKEFLSDLRHLSVSCELRYEKVSLLLRRAHFNEESAERILKEMVHTSIHHFFYPKNEVYEEDSRCSYTNRDPIQFRGNPPSSLKRLVIRLSAIFVELREELECYEQDTHTRIQWQGARLSTS, encoded by the coding sequence ATGTCTGTGGAGCAAACAAAAGATCGGTGCCGATTGATCCGCGATAAGTTGAGGAATGTGAATCAGCTGTTGGAAGATTACCTCAACCACACACATCTCGGTATCTTACTGGATGAAGAACCCGGCGGGGAAGAACAGGAAATGTATCTCAAAGAGTTTTTGTCTGATCTTCGTCATCTGTCCGTCTCTTGTGAATTAAGATATGAAAAGGTTAGTCTTTTATTACGGCGTGCTCACTTTAACGAAGAATCGGCGGAACGGATACTAAAAGAAATGGTGCACACCTCTATCCACCATTTCTTTTACCCCAAGAACGAAGTATACGAGGAAGACAGCCGTTGTTCCTACACGAATCGCGATCCCATTCAATTCCGCGGGAACCCGCCAAGTTCTCTTAAGCGACTGGTCATTCGGTTGTCGGCGATTTTTGTCGAACTCAGGGAAGAGTTGGAATGTTACGAGCAAGATACGCACACCCGGATCCAGTGGCAAGGCGCACGACTTTCCACATCTTAA
- a CDS encoding tetratricopeptide repeat protein, which produces MAGLGTAAKADLFRPEEGDHRQSDGDPNAVRYYEQARMKYGKKKYPEALEAIEKLLVYDPLHAGGLLLNAMVLEAMGRYEESRSQYENVLAKHPTLSQAHREFGRYLLREEQSLQSAESYLLRGLIINPQDSFAHALLADVYIRTNRKQQAVLHLEIAFRQPVDDLRYCETCAHVLGRLGEGDEEVDYLRHAILSNSENRALKNRVRKALRAQEKAKKELPAIKRVIQRVWS; this is translated from the coding sequence ATGGCTGGTTTGGGAACGGCGGCGAAGGCAGACCTCTTCCGCCCCGAGGAGGGGGATCATCGTCAATCGGACGGAGACCCCAACGCAGTCCGCTATTATGAGCAGGCTCGTATGAAATACGGGAAGAAGAAGTATCCTGAAGCGCTGGAGGCCATTGAGAAATTGCTGGTGTACGATCCCCTCCACGCCGGAGGGCTGTTGCTCAACGCTATGGTGTTGGAAGCCATGGGTCGTTATGAGGAATCCCGGTCCCAATATGAAAACGTGTTGGCTAAGCATCCGACTCTGAGCCAAGCTCACCGGGAATTCGGGCGATATCTGTTGAGGGAGGAGCAATCGCTTCAATCGGCCGAATCCTATCTGTTAAGGGGGTTGATCATCAACCCGCAGGATTCTTTCGCTCACGCTTTGCTTGCGGATGTTTATATCAGAACCAACCGGAAGCAGCAGGCCGTTCTGCACTTGGAAATTGCTTTCCGTCAACCGGTGGATGATCTGCGTTATTGCGAAACCTGTGCCCATGTCCTGGGTCGATTGGGAGAAGGAGACGAAGAAGTCGATTATTTGCGGCACGCCATTTTGTCCAACTCGGAAAACCGCGCCTTGAAAAACCGTGTGCGGAAAGCATTACGTGCCCAAGAAAAAGCGAAAAAAGAGTTGCCTGCCATCAAACGCGTCATCCAACGCGTATGGTCGTAA
- a CDS encoding DUF309 domain-containing protein, whose amino-acid sequence MSEKQVHHPLYQRFFRHYHQEEYWEAHEVLEELWQKERDNDFYHGLIQVAAIMHQLKKGKVRGARKLASSAYGYLSPFAPEREGVDVDRVLSWLTACLRVLPDGVAQLEPGQVESFGLDVCPLPRLAQS is encoded by the coding sequence TTGAGCGAGAAACAAGTCCATCATCCCCTGTATCAGCGGTTTTTCCGCCACTATCATCAGGAGGAATACTGGGAAGCGCACGAAGTGTTGGAAGAATTGTGGCAAAAAGAACGGGATAATGATTTTTATCACGGTCTCATCCAAGTGGCTGCCATTATGCATCAGCTGAAAAAAGGGAAAGTAAGAGGAGCTCGCAAACTGGCATCGTCAGCCTATGGATACCTCAGTCCGTTCGCACCGGAACGCGAAGGTGTCGATGTCGACAGGGTCCTTTCCTGGTTAACTGCCTGTTTACGTGTGTTACCGGATGGAGTTGCTCAGTTGGAACCCGGACAAGTGGAATCATTCGGCTTGGATGTATGTCCCCTGCCACGCTTGGCTCAATCATAA
- the ytxJ gene encoding bacillithiol system redox-active protein YtxJ, producing the protein MAQWKEITTTEEWSHWLSQTEERPMLVMKHSTRCPVSADAFQEYETFLAEDAPEDVVYLFVKVIESRDVSNRIADDVGVKHQSPQAILIRNGAPVWNRSHWHITRGSLKEALEQ; encoded by the coding sequence ATGGCCCAATGGAAAGAGATTACGACGACGGAAGAATGGTCCCACTGGTTATCCCAAACAGAGGAACGGCCGATGCTGGTCATGAAACACAGCACTCGCTGCCCGGTCAGTGCCGACGCTTTTCAAGAATATGAAACGTTTCTGGCTGAGGATGCCCCGGAAGATGTGGTGTATCTCTTTGTAAAAGTGATCGAATCCCGGGATGTGTCCAATCGGATCGCAGATGATGTCGGAGTGAAGCATCAATCCCCCCAAGCCATTTTGATCCGAAATGGTGCGCCGGTCTGGAACCGATCCCATTGGCATATTACGAGAGGCTCTCTTAAGGAAGCGCTGGAACAGTGA